The following coding sequences are from one Sesamum indicum cultivar Zhongzhi No. 13 linkage group LG11, S_indicum_v1.0, whole genome shotgun sequence window:
- the LOC105174380 gene encoding thylakoid membrane protein TERC, chloroplastic isoform X1, with the protein MKLATATHTNSFQIPFNLLKSSPITCPKNVPARFVLPSSHPLLSGTYSCARMYYNSIPVISETVLRGSVERSSFGHNHSTITCARRTEREQDASTSPKEASNQTRLQSPDGIDETESLCDDNSSAISGEATTRTADYASSLRTVGLCLFSAVAFGVGLGFKDGVGKASEFFAGYLLEQSLSVDNLFVFVLIFKYFQVPFSYQNRVLSYGIAGAIIFRLSLILLGTATLQRYEAVNLLLAAILLYSSFKLFAEEDEDADLSDNFIVKTCQKFIPVTSNYDGNRFITTQDGVWKATPLLLTVAVIELSDIAFAVDSIPAVFGVTRDPFIVFSSNLFAILGLRSYYTLISESMADLEYLQPAIAVVLGFIGCKMILDFFGFHVSTEVSLGLVATSLVSGVLLSLIKKSD; encoded by the exons ATGAAATTGGCTACGGCAACACACACCAATTCGTTTCAAATTCCCTTCAATTTGCTGAAATCATCCCCAATCACATGCCCTAAGAACGTCCCAGCTAGATTTGTTCTTCCTAGCTCTCACCCCCTTTTGTCGGGTACATATTCTTGTGCGCGGATGTACTATAATTCAATACCAGTGATTTCGGAGACAGTACTCAGGGGCAGCGTCGAGAGGAGTTCTTTTGGGCATAATCATTCGACAATTACATGTGCAAGGAGGACGGAGCGAGAGCAGGACGCGTCCACTTCAC CAAAGGAAGCATCTAATCAGACTAGACTTCAGTCACCTGATGGCATCGATGAAACTGAGAGCTTATGTGATGATAATTCTAGTGCTATTTCAGGAGAGGCAACTACTAGGACTGCAGATTATGCATCTTCTCTCAGAACTGTAGGCCTATGT TTGTTTTCGGCTGTTGCATTTGGGGTTGGTTTGGGTTTCAAAGATGGAGTTGGCAAGGCATCTGAGTTTTTTGCTGG gtATCTACTGGAGCAGAGTTTATCTGTGGACAATCTATTTGTATTTGTCCTGATCTTCAAGTATTTCCAAGTGCCATTTAGTTATCAG AATCGGGTGCTTTCTTATGGTATTGCGGGTGCAATAATCTTCAGATTGTCATTGATACTTCTTGGGACAGCAACACTTCAG AGATATGAGGCGGTTAACCTATTGCTGGCAGCGATACTACTATACTCGTCATTCAAG TTATTTgctgaagaagatgaagatgcaGATCTCTCAGATAATTTCATCGTAAAGACATGCCAGAAGTTCATCCCTGTAACTT CTAATTATGATGGCAATCGATTTATAACTACTCAAGATGGTGTGTGGAAA GCTACACCTTTGCTTCTGACAGTAGCAGTTATTGAGCTCAGTGACATTGCGTTTGCT GTGGATTCCATACCAGCTGTTTTTGGTGTGACGCGGGATCCTTTCATCGTGTTTTCATCTAATCTCTTTGCCATATTAG GTTTAAGGTCATATTACACACTTATTTCGGAAAGCATGGCAGATTTGGAATATTTGCAG CCAGCCATTGCGGTGGTTCTGGGCTTTATTGGGTGTAAGATGATATTAGATTTCTTCG GTTTCCACGTATCAACTGAGGTTTCCCTCGGACTGGTGGCTACGTCTCTGGTGAGTGGGGTGTTGCTGAGTTTAATAAAGAAATCTGACTGA
- the LOC105174377 gene encoding probable serine/threonine-protein kinase PBL7 translates to MGWFPCSGQSKKMRKKNESLDPIQPTSGKFKDAPKDGSSNKIAAKTFTFREMAAATRNFRRECLLGEGGFGRVYKGQLEASSQVVAIKQLDRNGLQGNREFLVEVLMLSLLHHPNLVNLIGYCADGDQRLLVYEYMPLGSLEDHLHDPMPGNKQLDWNTRMKIAAGAAKGLEYLHDKASPPVIYRDLKCSNILLGEGYHPKLSDFGLAKLGPVGDNTHVSTRVMGTYGYCAPEYAMTGQLTLKSDVYSFGVVLLEIISGRKAVDNSKTGGEHNLVLWARPLFKDRRKFSQIADPALQGQYPPRGLYQALAVAAMCVQEQPNLRPMIADVVTALTYLASQKYDTETHPIQSSRWGPGTPPRTKGDADKRRNGGSGSEREQTKRPY, encoded by the exons ATGGGATGGTTCCCATGCTCAGGACAGTCAAAAAAGATGAGGAAGAAGAACGAGTCCCTTGATCCAATCCAACCCACTTCAG GTAAATTCAAAGACGCCCCTAAAGATGGATCATCCAACAAAATTGCAGCCAAGACTTTCACTTTCCGTGAAATGGCAGCCGCCACAAGAAATTTTCGTCGTGAGTGTCTCTTGGGGGAAGGAGGTTTTGGTAGAGTGTATAAAGGACAGCTGGAGGCCTCCAGTCAA gTTGTTGCGATCAAGCAACTTGATCGAAACGGCCTGCAGGGGAACAGAGAATTTCTTGTTGAAGTGTTGATGTTGAGTCTACTACACCATCCTAACCTTGTTAATCTAATTGGATATTGTGCTGATGGAGATCAAAGACTTCTGGTTTATGAGTATATGCCGTTGGGGTCGTTGGAGGACCACCTTCATG ATCCCATGCCTGGTAACAAACAACTTGATTGGAACACAAGGATGAAAATTGCTGCTGGAGCAGCAAAAGGATTGGAGTATTTACACGATAAAGCTAGCCCTCCTGTTATTTATCGTGATTTAAAATGCTCTAATATTTTGCTCGGCGAGGGGTATCATCCAAAGCTATCTGATTTTGGCTTGGCCAAGCTTGGGCCTGTTGGGGATAACACACATGTATCAACAAGGGTTATGGGTACATATGGATATTGTGCACCGGAGTATGCAATGACGGGGCAGCTGACTCTGAAATCAGATGTTTATAGCTTTGGGGTTGTTCTTCTGGAGATTATTTCAGGCAGGAAAGCAGTTGACAACTCAAAAACTGGTGGGGAGCACAATCTGGTTCTGTGG GCAAGACCGTTATTCAAGGACAGGAGAAAATTCTCACAGATTGCAGATCCTGCACTCCAAGGTCAATATCCACCAAGGGGACTCTACCAAGCTCTTGCTGTTGCAGCAATGTGCGTTCAGGAGCAACCTAACTTACGTCCCATGATTGCGGATGTTGTCACAGCTCTCACATATCTGGCCTCGCAGAAATACGACACTGAAACACATCCCATCCAGAGCTCGCGCTGGGGACCTGGTACTCCACCTAGAACGAAAGGAGATGCCGATAAGAGAAGAAATGGTGGCAGTGGATCTGAAAGAGAACAAACCAAACGACCGTACTGA
- the LOC105174378 gene encoding protein IN2-1 homolog B-like isoform X2, with product MAASAVEEILPPYLDSTSEPPPLFDGTTRLYVHFQCPYAQRVWIVRNYKVPALEHNGKVIGESLDLIKYIDANFKGPALLPDDPAKKKFAEELIAYCDTFTKNVWSSFKGDPIKQAGAEFDYLEKALHKFDDGPFFLGQFSEVDIVYIPFVERFQIFFQEEWKYDITSGRPNLAKWIEEINKIDAYKPTKCDPNHLIPFYRSRFLA from the exons ATGGCTGCATC TGCTGTAGAAGAGATTCTTCCTCCGTACCTGGATTCTACTTCTGAGCCGCCGCCGCTCTTTGATGGAACCACCCG GTTGTATGTCCATTTCCAGTGCCCGTATGCTCAGCGAGTGTGGATTGTCAGGAACTATAAG GTGCCTGCATTGGAGCATAATGGCAAAGTTATTGGCGAGAGtctggatttaattaaatatatagatgcCAACTTTAAAGGACCAGCTCTGTTACCTGAT GATCCGGCCAAAAAGAAGTTTGCTGAAGAGTTGATAGCCTACTGCGATACATTCACAAAAAATGTGTGGTCATCATTCAAAGGAGATCCTATTAAACAAGCAG GTGCTGAATTTGATTACTTGGAAAAAGCTCTCCATAAGTTTGACGATGGACCTTTTTTCCTTGGTCAGTTCAGTGAA GTTGATATTGTGTATATTCCATTTGTTGAGCGGTTTCAGATCTTTTTCCAAGAAGAGTGGAAATATGATATTACATCTGGCAGACCAAATCTAGCCAAGTGGATTGAG GAAATTAACAAGATCGACGCTTACAAGCCAACAAAATGCGACCCTAACCATCTCATCCCATTCTATAGAAGCCGGTTTTTG GCCTAA
- the LOC105174375 gene encoding WRKY transcription factor 44-like has protein sequence MTGIKETEKIVIVKPVACRPGFSNLKSFSELLADAVNASPPAAFSETAVAVIKPRTVRFKPVCRRDLVGAEVFGSAACNKSEKVPESKLTSTVVYKPIAKLVSKRTVSLLANLGGQGISSSTENAEAGAPIQSPNQVKRQTDPTSDLYQTFALHSEQNANAIRENSEDGNKSMSLPVPNNGDRPSYDGHSWRKYGQKQVKGSEYPRSYYKCTHPNCPVKKKVEKKLDGQIAEIVYKGEHNHPKPQPLNHNPLDGDAQEPANTATQNEQAERIKGQLKSENDIESSAQSTFSGAAPPINDLVTAATCNASFSTSNNSLGLSGECQEVSEPLEAEEGHDFGRKRTKRGNQLSKASKVGEPSSEPQIVVQNNTDSDIVGDGFRWRKYGQKVVKGNPYPRSYYRCTSPKCNVRKYVERTSEDPGTFITTYEGRHNHSMPIKHTNAEASKASTKNKP, from the exons ATGACGGGAATAAAAGAGACGGAGAAAATTGTAATAGTGAAACCAGTTGCTTGTAGACCTGgcttttcaaatttgaaatccttCTCAGAGCTTCTTGCTGATGCAGTTAATGCTTCTCCCCCTGCTGCTTTTTCTGAAACTGCAGTGGCCGTCATAAAACCAAGGACAGTGCGGTTTAAGCCCGTCTGCAGGAGAGACTTAGTTGGG GCTGAGGTATTCGGTTCTGCAGcttgcaataaatcagaaAAGGTCCCAGAATCTAAACTCACATCCACTGTGGTATACAAACCAATAGCTAAGCTCGTCTCAAAGAGAACTGTTTCTCTCTTGGCAAATTTG GGGGGTCAAGGTATTAGTTCTTCAACAGAAAATGCCGAGGCTGGCGCCCCTATTCAATCACCAAACCAAGTCAAGCGCCAAACTGACCCCACATCAGATCTCTATCAAACTTTTGCTCTGCATTCGGAACAAAACGCAAATGCTATACGAGAAAATTCTGAAGATGGCAACAAATCCATGTCACTTCCAGTCCCAAATAATGGGGATCGGCCTTCTTATGATGGGCACAGTTGGAGGAAATATGGACAGAAACAGGTTAAAGGAAGCGAGTATCCTCGAAGTTACTACAAGTGTACACACCCAAATTGTCCAGTGAAAAAGAAGGTAGAAAAAAAGCTAGACGGTCAGATTGCAGAGATAGTCTACAAGGGTGAGCATAACCACCCAAAGCCTCAGCCTCTTAATCACAACCCGCTGGATGGAGATGCGCAAGAACCTGCAAATACTGCCACTCAAAATGAACAGGCAGAAAGAATTAAAGGTCAATTAAAGAGCGAGAATGATATTGAATCATCTGCCCAGTCAACTTTTTCTGGTGCTGCTCCACCAATCAATGACCTTGTTACAGCTGCAACCTGCAATGCCAGTTTCTCGACTTCCAATAATTCTCTAGGACTGAGCGGGGAATGTCAAGAAGTAAGTGAACCTTTGGAGGCAGAAGAAGGTCATGATTTCGGAAGAAAAAGAAC AAAACGTGGGAACCAATTGAGCAAAGCAAGCAAGGTGGGGGAACCCTCATCTGAGCCTCAAATTGTTGTCCAGAACAATACTGATTCGGATATAGTAGGGGATGGATTTCGCTGGAGGAAGTATGGCCAGAAAGTTGTGAAGGGTAATCCATACCCAAG GAGTTACTACAGATGCACCAGTCCCAAGTGCAATGTGAGGAAGTACGTTGAGAGAACATCAGAAGATCCAGGCACTTTCATAACAACATACGAAGGCAGACACAACCACAGCATGCCAATCAAACATACAAATGCAGAGGCCTCCAAGGCAAGTACTAAGAACAAACCATGA
- the LOC105174378 gene encoding glutathione S-transferase L3-like isoform X1, translating to MAASAVEEILPPYLDSTSEPPPLFDGTTRLYVHFQCPYAQRVWIVRNYKGLQDEIKLVPIDLQNRPAWYKEKVYPENKVPALEHNGKVIGESLDLIKYIDANFKGPALLPDDPAKKKFAEELIAYCDTFTKNVWSSFKGDPIKQAGAEFDYLEKALHKFDDGPFFLGQFSEVDIVYIPFVERFQIFFQEEWKYDITSGRPNLAKWIEEINKIDAYKPTKCDPNHLIPFYRSRFLA from the exons ATGGCTGCATC TGCTGTAGAAGAGATTCTTCCTCCGTACCTGGATTCTACTTCTGAGCCGCCGCCGCTCTTTGATGGAACCACCCG GTTGTATGTCCATTTCCAGTGCCCGTATGCTCAGCGAGTGTGGATTGTCAGGAACTATAAG GGCTTACAAGATGAGATAAAATTGGTTCCAATTGACCTTCAAAATCGACCTGCTTGGTATAAGGAGAAAGTGTACCCTGAAAATAAG GTGCCTGCATTGGAGCATAATGGCAAAGTTATTGGCGAGAGtctggatttaattaaatatatagatgcCAACTTTAAAGGACCAGCTCTGTTACCTGAT GATCCGGCCAAAAAGAAGTTTGCTGAAGAGTTGATAGCCTACTGCGATACATTCACAAAAAATGTGTGGTCATCATTCAAAGGAGATCCTATTAAACAAGCAG GTGCTGAATTTGATTACTTGGAAAAAGCTCTCCATAAGTTTGACGATGGACCTTTTTTCCTTGGTCAGTTCAGTGAA GTTGATATTGTGTATATTCCATTTGTTGAGCGGTTTCAGATCTTTTTCCAAGAAGAGTGGAAATATGATATTACATCTGGCAGACCAAATCTAGCCAAGTGGATTGAG GAAATTAACAAGATCGACGCTTACAAGCCAACAAAATGCGACCCTAACCATCTCATCCCATTCTATAGAAGCCGGTTTTTG GCCTAA
- the LOC105174376 gene encoding glutathione S-transferase L3-like, which yields MAAFNVQEVLPPTLDSTADPPPIFDGTTRLYLNYECPFCQRVWIVRNYKGLQDKIKLVAVHLQDKPAWYKEKLYPENKVPALEHNGKVIGESLDLIKYIDSNFEGPALLPDDPTKQKFAEEMIAYSDTFMKNVLTSFKGDPVKEAGGEFDYLETSLQKFDDSPFFLGQFSQVDAAYAPFIERFQIFLQEVFNYDITSGRPNLAAYLEELNKIDAYKQTKCDPKFLVQLYKTRFMASS from the exons ATGGCTGCCTT CAACGTCCAAGAAGTTCTTCCTCCAACATTGGATTCGACTGCTGATCCACCACCAATCTTTGATGGAACCACTAG GTTGTATCTGAATTACGAGTGCCCTTTTTGCCAGCGTGTCTGGATTGTCAGGAATTACAAG GGTTTACAAGACAAGATCAAATTGGTTGCTGTGCACCTTCAGGACAAACCTGCTTGGTATAAGGAAAAACTATATCCTGAAAATAAG GTGCCTGCACTGGAGCACAACGGCAAAGTCATTGGAGAAAGCTTAGATTTGATAAAATACATAGACTCTAACTTCGAGGGACCTGCTCTTTTACCTGAT GATCCCACCAAACAGAAGTTTGCTGAAGAGATGATAGCCTACTCGGACACATTCATGAAAAATGTGTTGACATCATTCAAAGGAGACCCTGTGAAAGAAGCTG gTGGTGAATTCGATTACTTGGAGACATCACTACAAAAGTTTGATGACAGCCCATTCTTCCTTGGTCAATTCAGTCAG GTTGATGCTGCTTATGCTCCATTTATTGAAAGGTTTCAGATCTTTCTACAAGAAGTGTTCAACTATGACATAACATCCGGCAGGCCAAATCTGGCTGCATATCTGGAG GAACTGAACAAGATTGATGCTTATAAGCAAACAAAATGTGATCCTAAATTTCTCGTTCAGTTGTACAAAACCCGTTTCATG GCCTCAAGCTAA
- the LOC105174380 gene encoding thylakoid membrane protein TERC, chloroplastic isoform X2 translates to MKLATATHTNSFQIPFNLLKSSPITCPKNVPARFVLPSSHPLLSGTYSCARMYYNSIPVISETVLRGSVERSSFGHNHSTITCARRTEREQDASTSREATTRTADYASSLRTVGLCLFSAVAFGVGLGFKDGVGKASEFFAGYLLEQSLSVDNLFVFVLIFKYFQVPFSYQNRVLSYGIAGAIIFRLSLILLGTATLQRYEAVNLLLAAILLYSSFKLFAEEDEDADLSDNFIVKTCQKFIPVTSNYDGNRFITTQDGVWKATPLLLTVAVIELSDIAFAVDSIPAVFGVTRDPFIVFSSNLFAILGLRSYYTLISESMADLEYLQPAIAVVLGFIGCKMILDFFGFHVSTEVSLGLVATSLVSGVLLSLIKKSD, encoded by the exons ATGAAATTGGCTACGGCAACACACACCAATTCGTTTCAAATTCCCTTCAATTTGCTGAAATCATCCCCAATCACATGCCCTAAGAACGTCCCAGCTAGATTTGTTCTTCCTAGCTCTCACCCCCTTTTGTCGGGTACATATTCTTGTGCGCGGATGTACTATAATTCAATACCAGTGATTTCGGAGACAGTACTCAGGGGCAGCGTCGAGAGGAGTTCTTTTGGGCATAATCATTCGACAATTACATGTGCAAGGAGGACGGAGCGAGAGCAGGACGCGTCCACTTCAC GAGAGGCAACTACTAGGACTGCAGATTATGCATCTTCTCTCAGAACTGTAGGCCTATGT TTGTTTTCGGCTGTTGCATTTGGGGTTGGTTTGGGTTTCAAAGATGGAGTTGGCAAGGCATCTGAGTTTTTTGCTGG gtATCTACTGGAGCAGAGTTTATCTGTGGACAATCTATTTGTATTTGTCCTGATCTTCAAGTATTTCCAAGTGCCATTTAGTTATCAG AATCGGGTGCTTTCTTATGGTATTGCGGGTGCAATAATCTTCAGATTGTCATTGATACTTCTTGGGACAGCAACACTTCAG AGATATGAGGCGGTTAACCTATTGCTGGCAGCGATACTACTATACTCGTCATTCAAG TTATTTgctgaagaagatgaagatgcaGATCTCTCAGATAATTTCATCGTAAAGACATGCCAGAAGTTCATCCCTGTAACTT CTAATTATGATGGCAATCGATTTATAACTACTCAAGATGGTGTGTGGAAA GCTACACCTTTGCTTCTGACAGTAGCAGTTATTGAGCTCAGTGACATTGCGTTTGCT GTGGATTCCATACCAGCTGTTTTTGGTGTGACGCGGGATCCTTTCATCGTGTTTTCATCTAATCTCTTTGCCATATTAG GTTTAAGGTCATATTACACACTTATTTCGGAAAGCATGGCAGATTTGGAATATTTGCAG CCAGCCATTGCGGTGGTTCTGGGCTTTATTGGGTGTAAGATGATATTAGATTTCTTCG GTTTCCACGTATCAACTGAGGTTTCCCTCGGACTGGTGGCTACGTCTCTGGTGAGTGGGGTGTTGCTGAGTTTAATAAAGAAATCTGACTGA
- the LOC105174380 gene encoding thylakoid membrane protein TERC, chloroplastic isoform X3, with amino-acid sequence MCKEDGARAGRVHFTLLMLSAEAFKAKVHAKNMTMLLFSVKTNCCGWLPNIAAKEASNQTRLQSPDGIDETESLCDDNSSAISGEATTRTADYASSLRTVGLCLFSAVAFGVGLGFKDGVGKASEFFAGYLLEQSLSVDNLFVFVLIFKYFQVPFSYQNRVLSYGIAGAIIFRLSLILLGTATLQRYEAVNLLLAAILLYSSFKLFAEEDEDADLSDNFIVKTCQKFIPVTSNYDGNRFITTQDGVWKATPLLLTVAVIELSDIAFAVDSIPAVFGVTRDPFIVFSSNLFAILGLRSYYTLISESMADLEYLQPAIAVVLGFIGCKMILDFFGFHVSTEVSLGLVATSLVSGVLLSLIKKSD; translated from the exons ATGTGCAAGGAGGACGGAGCGAGAGCAGGACGCGTCCACTTCAC GTTGTTAATGCTCTCTGCTGAGGCTTTCAAGGCTAAAGTACATGCCAAAAATATGACAATGCTGCTATTTTCTGTTAAAACAAATTGTTGTGGCTGGTTACCAAATATTGCAGCAAAGGAAGCATCTAATCAGACTAGACTTCAGTCACCTGATGGCATCGATGAAACTGAGAGCTTATGTGATGATAATTCTAGTGCTATTTCAGGAGAGGCAACTACTAGGACTGCAGATTATGCATCTTCTCTCAGAACTGTAGGCCTATGT TTGTTTTCGGCTGTTGCATTTGGGGTTGGTTTGGGTTTCAAAGATGGAGTTGGCAAGGCATCTGAGTTTTTTGCTGG gtATCTACTGGAGCAGAGTTTATCTGTGGACAATCTATTTGTATTTGTCCTGATCTTCAAGTATTTCCAAGTGCCATTTAGTTATCAG AATCGGGTGCTTTCTTATGGTATTGCGGGTGCAATAATCTTCAGATTGTCATTGATACTTCTTGGGACAGCAACACTTCAG AGATATGAGGCGGTTAACCTATTGCTGGCAGCGATACTACTATACTCGTCATTCAAG TTATTTgctgaagaagatgaagatgcaGATCTCTCAGATAATTTCATCGTAAAGACATGCCAGAAGTTCATCCCTGTAACTT CTAATTATGATGGCAATCGATTTATAACTACTCAAGATGGTGTGTGGAAA GCTACACCTTTGCTTCTGACAGTAGCAGTTATTGAGCTCAGTGACATTGCGTTTGCT GTGGATTCCATACCAGCTGTTTTTGGTGTGACGCGGGATCCTTTCATCGTGTTTTCATCTAATCTCTTTGCCATATTAG GTTTAAGGTCATATTACACACTTATTTCGGAAAGCATGGCAGATTTGGAATATTTGCAG CCAGCCATTGCGGTGGTTCTGGGCTTTATTGGGTGTAAGATGATATTAGATTTCTTCG GTTTCCACGTATCAACTGAGGTTTCCCTCGGACTGGTGGCTACGTCTCTGGTGAGTGGGGTGTTGCTGAGTTTAATAAAGAAATCTGACTGA
- the LOC105174382 gene encoding protein MODIFIER OF SNC1 11: protein MATATAPKVENPKKPTDLNSAPPTAEDATATQPPRSSGGGGDEGKGKPDDATAGKPSDVDGGGAVTDIQKKMKRAERFGMPVHLSEQEKRNSRAERFGTGSTAIGLDSSKQSEELKRKARAERFGIVQSAPADEEVKKKARLARFGSSSLTDSAEEDKKKARALRFSQLDSNTKANVRGNVEVKTAIAGKAGGGT, encoded by the exons ATGGCGACGGCAACGGCACCTAAAGTTGAAAACCCTAAAAAGCCTACAGATCTCAATTCAGCCCCTCCGACTGCAGAAGACGCTACAGCAACTCAACCACCGCGATCTTCTGGTGGAGGTGGCGACGAAGGGAAGGGTAAACCGGATGACGCGACGGCGGGGAAGCCCAGCGACGTTGATGGAGGAGGTGCAGTTACTGATATTCAGAAGAAGATGAAGCGAGCGGAGCGTTTTGGGATGCCAGTACATTTGTCGGAACAGGAGAAGCGCAATTCTCGAGCTGAGAG GTTTGGGACTGGTTCTACCGCTATTGGATTAGATTCATCAAAACAATCTGAGGAGCTCAAGAGGAAGGCTAGAGCAGAGAG GTTTGGGATCGTGCAATCTGCCCCAGCTGATGAGGAAGTGAAGAAGAAGGCTAGACTTGCTAGGTTTGGGTCTTCTTCTTTGACTGATTCAGCAGAGGaagataaaaagaaagcaagagCACTCAG GTTTTCCCAGCTGGATTCCAATACAAAGGCAAATGTCAGAGGGAATGTTGAAGTG AAGACAGCTATTGCTGGCAAGGCTGGTGGAGGAACCTAA
- the LOC105174379 gene encoding glutathione S-transferase L3-like — translation MTALVTKALIKLPPLQLYRYKTISWPLKVPEAASDYYRLNLSTRSHSFMAASAVEEILPPHLNSTSEPPPVFDGTTRLYINGQCPFAQRAWITRNYKGLHDEIKLVPIDLQDRPSWYKEKVYPENKVPALEHNGKVIGESLDLVKYIDANFKGPALSPDDPAKQKFDEELIAYSDTFIKTVFSSFKGDPIKQAGAEFDYLEKALHKFDDGPFFLGQFSEVDVVYAPFVERVQIFLQAEWKYDITSGRPKLAKWIEEINKIDAYKPTKCDADQLVPLYRSRFSA, via the exons ATGACGGCATTGGTGACGAAAGCATTGATCAAGCTTCCACCACTTCAGCTATATAGGTACAAGACAATTTCGTGGCCTTTGAAAGTTCCTGAAGCAGCTTCTGATTATTATAGATTGAACCTTTCGACTCGATCACACTCGTTCATGGCTGCATC TGCTGTAGAAGAGATTCTTCCTCCGCACCTGAATTCTACTTCTGAACCGCCGCCGGTCTTCGATGGAACCACTCG GTTGTATATCAATGGCCAGTGTCCGTTTGCTCAGCGTGCGTGGATTACCAGGAACTACAAG GGCTTACATGATGAGATAAAATTGGTTCCAATTGACCTTCAAGACCGACCGTCATGGTATAAGGAGAAAGTGTACCCTGAGAATAAG GTGCCGGCTTTGGAGCATAATGGCAAAGTAATTGGAGAGAGCCTGGATTTGGTTAAATATATAGATGCCAACTTTAAAGGACCAGCACTGTCACCTGAT gaTCCGGCCAAACAGAAGTTTGATGAAGAGTTGATAGCCTACTCCGATACATTCATCAAGACTGTGTTCTCATCATTCAAAGGAGATCCTATTAAACAAGCAG GTGCTGAATTTGATTACTTGGAAAAAGCTCTCCATAAGTTTGATGATGGCCCTTTTTTCCTTGGTCAGTTCAGTGAA GTTGACGTCGTTTATGCTCCATTTGTTGAGAGGGTTCAAATCTTTCTTCAAGCAGAGTGGAAATATGATATTACATCTGGCAGACCAAAACTAGCCAAGTGGATTGAG GAGATAAACAAGATCGATGCTTACAAGCCAACAAAATGCGACGCTGACCAACTCGTGCCGCTCTATAGAAGCCGATTCTCG GCCTAA